CTATTGGAACAGTATTGGGACTGTGACTTCGGCACCTGCTGCTGAAAGTCATTATGTCCAGTGTTATAgctcagggttgtgtgtgtgtgtgtgtgtgtgtgtgtgtgtgcacgtgtgtgtgcacgtgtgtgtgtgtgtgtgtgtgtgtgtgtgtgtgtgtgtgtgtgtgtgtgtgtgtgtgtgtgtgtgtgtgtgtgtgtgatgtccttGGTCAATTCACTGGCTCTACTCTTGGGGACTCACAAGTCCTAACACCTCTGTGCCACAAGAATGTCCAGTAAATTTTTTAAGCCTATAGCCTTTTTcctaggttaaataaaggtgggtaCCGCTAACAGATTAGACTTTCTCCCTGTTCCGTCCCTATAGACACCAGGCCGTGGCCCCACCATGCATGTGAGACATGACCAACAAGGCAGCCTGGGATAGCTCGAGCAGCCCCCCGAGCAGCATGGAGCCTATAGGTaatatatggggaatagggtgtcatttgaacaGCGGCATGCATGTACATTTGATCCAAAATGGAACATTTGCTGTACGACTTGTATTAACATGAACTcttaacctctgacccctgactCTCCAGGCAGCTGCGCCCCCTTGGCCTCAGAGTCGGACATCTACCGCAGTGTCCAGGCCGTGCTCAGGGAGCTGGAGAGCCAACACCCCTCCTCTGTGCTCAATAAAGGTAAGGAGTTTCCACTAGACTCTTTATGGGGTTTACACACTGTTGAGTTGAGCAGAGCTGAGAGGTAGTGAACCGGCTTGCTTTCCAGTGAGCATTGCTCCGTTTCAGGTCAGGCTGCTTTTGTTGCACATTTCCAGTCTGGTTTGTTCAGAGGTGTTGCTAACTGGCTAGCTTCAACTGGTAGTGCTAGCTAGATGCATATAGCAAGCTTCATCAAGTAACCCCCACATTACTGACCCTAAGTTCAATAACGATACATATGGGTACCCTTATATCACAGGaggctggggaggggaggatggctcataataatggctggaaggaagtgaatggaatggtatcaagcacATGGAAATggtgtgtttgataccgttccatttattccattactttgagcctgtcctccccaattaaagtgccaccagcCACCTATGCCTTACATACAAAGCAATTAGGTTTAAAATGGACTAAAGGTCCCCTGACTTGCCTCTCTACTCCACCGTCCAGAAGGAGTTGATCCTCTTTAATGTTCCGACCAGGCCATATTAATCTGCCCAAACCACATGAGGATGACACATAACCTCTGCCTGCCAATAATCTGAAAATTGCATTGAGTCAGCTATTAGTTTTATCCACGGTTTGGGTTCGTTGTGCAATGGAACAAAGCATCCGCACTGAGTCACACCAGCTATTTGTGTAGAGCTATGTCTATGGAAACAACAGAGAGTGTGAGTGCTGTTTAGTGCcatgtttgtggaaatgtttgCAAGTGCTGAGTGTGTGTTTCTACTCGAAGGGATGCTAAGATGGACGCTGCACAAGAAGGTTCGGAACAATCCTGCCAACAGTCTCATTCTGGTGAGAGTCATCGTCAAGGAGCTGGAAAGGGTATGTCATCAGTGTGCGCCATTAGGCCATTCCGGGGCCTTATATGGAGAAATATAAGTCTCTGGGCCATTCATTATTAGTCTTCACTGTAGTGTCAAGAGACGTAATAAGACAATCAACGATTGCTACCCAAATCAACTTGAAAAGAACACTGAGATTGTCAAGGACATTGTGCAATGATGTGATACATGAATGTTATGTCTAGTGGGAACCAGGGGTGGATTGGCCATCTGGCATTttgggcaaatgccagatggaaGGGTTTATTTTTAGCCCAGTGGGTCTGTCAAACTTGTATTTTTTTCTACACAAAATTATATTTAACTTGCTAATAATTAGCCGGTGTGGAGGCCTCAAGGAAAATAATTGTCCAATGTGTTAGAAATGCCAGGACCGATTTCTGGTCCCGGTCCGCCCCTGGGGGTAACAGACAAGCTATCTTCTACAGACAAACTTTGTATTAGTGAGTAACTGATTAACACAATAGTTTGTGTGCTTGTCTCTTGTTGTCTGCAGGCTGAGAGGGTAGACTGTCGGACACACATCATCCCCCTGCTCCACACACTCATCTATGCTGTCATCCAGGTAGGTTCCGGGAGCTTACGTTACACAAGGAAACACCTGTCAGACATGACAACAGCATCTTTACAGACCTGTCTCAGGGTTGGCTGGGGAGAAGCTTTCATTTGGGGGATTGGATCATTTCCCGCCACTGTTTTGATGAGCTCCTCTGATTCGATGAAGTCTTACTTCCTGTTAATCGTCTCCTACACTTCCTGGTCAGGCGAGGTCAGGACTCTGTACTGTCGTAGGCCTTTATCTCTTCTTTATCTGTTGGTGTCTACTAAAAGAGACAGTTATTGTTGTTACCAGAGCCATATGATGTATATTGAGGTTTTGGGAAGTTTGTGCAAGTATTTATGGAGGGAAATGGTACTATACTGTATTTaagggttgtgtgtatgtaccatACCAATTGTGTTTGGTGGTTCAGGTAAGTCCGAGGACAGCTAACCGTGCTAACCGTGCATATATCTGTGTACGTTCCAGTCAGCCTATGTTCCTGACGACCTGTACAAGCGGGTGTACGACTTCTGTAAGAGGCTGCTTACCCTCCCCCAgccctactgtactgtaggccTCAGCTACACCAGACGCATGAAGACAGAACGCTACACACCAGGTACTGAAAGCAACATACATCCTTCGTCCAACCGAATTATGTATTTTTCTATTATGTGTTTAGGTAAGACTTTATTGGTAGACTTGACTGTCTTCGAAAGGTGATCATCGTTTTACTGTAAAACACGTTATAATGAAGAGGGATGTTTGTTTTCCACGTGTCCACTGGCCGTAGTACGAGAATGCCACGCGTTTTAAACGTGTCCACTGGCCGTAGTACGAGAATGCCACGCGTTTTAAACGTGTCCACTGGCCGTGGTACGAGAATGCCACGCGTTTTAAACGTGTCCACTGGCTGTAGTACGAGAATGCCACGCGTTTTAAACGTGTCCACTGGCCGTGGTACGAGAATGCCACGCGTTTTAAACGTGTCCACTGGCCGTAGTACGAGAATGCCACGCGTTTTAAACGTGTCCACTGGCCGTGGTACGAGAATGCCACGCGTTTTAAACGTGTCCACTGGCTGTAGTACGAGAATGCCACGCGTTTTAAACGTGTCCACTGGCCGTGGTACGAGAATGCCACGCGTTTTAAACGTGTCCACTGGCCGTAGTACGAGAATGCCACGCGTTTTAAACGTGTCCACTGGCCGTAGTACGAGAATGCCACGCGTTTTAAACGTGTCCACTGGCTGTAGTACGAGAATGCC
This region of Oncorhynchus clarkii lewisi isolate Uvic-CL-2024 unplaced genomic scaffold, UVic_Ocla_1.0 unplaced_contig_9814_pilon_pilon, whole genome shotgun sequence genomic DNA includes:
- the LOC139399966 gene encoding phosphoinositide 3-kinase regulatory subunit 6-like, with the protein product MTNKAAWDSSSSPPSSMEPIGSCAPLASESDIYRSVQAVLRELESQHPSSVLNKGMLRWTLHKKVRNNPANSLILVRVIVKELERAERVDCRTHIIPLLHTLIYAVIQSAYVPDDLYKRVYDFCKRLLTLPQPYCTVGLSYTRRMKTERYTPGVLYQRMVVAEQSLKNDYHPFQERVFVFADPAVFSGPHSEALRGDIEASGSGGYLNPLDHMRSVVQHSIQAALGGELCHSPKLAQALKEIGQDVEPYFQEVVASLEQSVEEGSKGEGVVLRGRLGQLYREILTDTDTS